A single window of Microbacterium croceum DNA harbors:
- a CDS encoding response regulator transcription factor, translating into MKTPSSDGSTSRPRPAPSSRPKTLNIGLVDDHPALVVGVSTIINSFSGMRVTGAASRVDALLDPGGSFDVVLLDLQLADGSSPRRNVERLLAGSGAAVKVIAFTSGENAALVREAAHAGVVGMLRKSELPDKLRRAIEAAHRGETIATPDWAAALMGDEAFVSASLSARERDVLSRYASGQTAEKVAAALVLSRDTVVDHLRRIRSKYAAVGREAPTKIDLHRRAIEDGLI; encoded by the coding sequence ATGAAGACACCCTCGAGCGACGGCTCCACCTCCAGACCGCGACCTGCCCCGTCATCGCGGCCGAAGACTCTCAATATCGGCCTCGTCGACGATCACCCGGCTCTCGTCGTGGGGGTCTCCACGATCATCAACTCCTTCTCCGGCATGCGCGTGACGGGTGCCGCGAGCCGCGTGGACGCGCTGCTCGATCCCGGTGGCAGCTTCGATGTCGTGTTGCTGGATCTGCAGCTGGCCGATGGAAGCAGCCCTCGCCGCAACGTCGAGCGGCTGCTGGCGGGGTCGGGAGCCGCGGTGAAGGTGATCGCCTTCACCAGTGGGGAGAACGCTGCTCTGGTCCGCGAGGCTGCCCACGCGGGCGTGGTCGGCATGCTGCGCAAGTCTGAGCTTCCCGACAAGCTGCGGCGTGCGATCGAAGCCGCCCACCGAGGCGAGACGATCGCCACACCCGACTGGGCTGCGGCACTGATGGGGGACGAGGCCTTCGTGAGTGCGTCTCTCAGCGCTCGCGAGCGAGATGTGCTCTCGCGATACGCGTCGGGACAGACAGCCGAAAAGGTCGCGGCCGCGCTCGTCCTCTCGAGGGACACGGTCGTCGATCACCTGCGCCGCATCCGCAGCAAGTACGCCGCCGTCGGCCGCGAAGCACCGACGAAGATCGACCTGCATCGACGAGCCATCGAAGACGGGCTGATCTAG
- a CDS encoding sensor histidine kinase, translating to MSAAGLAVLLAWLLIDVIAGPSPYASWWLWGHALLAVLLVVAAVSPARVLRAPVLKALWVIIPIMGILLQLTAFIAEATPEGAALPGEATIWQVTWMLTAVYVSLLALLLARTGEPTKAQLLVRLNVAAAVLAVAPALSVWVQYRDLAPLLISITVIQFGNVSFAILLVLFRARMIPYFVVQERWQRRAAAVAAAEARLAEERELARVAHDNVLGVLNSAAMWSSAETVKLPALVVNMAADALRALDLRVASRAASHPLGVARQVLVRTAARLGVDNVELGSDEGDASLPSEIVQAVADAMSEAIRNSARHASATNVRVYGVMHRGEIDLTVADDGPGFDLAAVPSDRFGIRESIFGRLERIPGASAGIDSSPGSGTRVHLAWLRPTEDAEVAS from the coding sequence TTGAGCGCCGCTGGCTTGGCGGTCCTTCTGGCATGGTTGCTCATCGATGTGATCGCCGGTCCCAGCCCGTATGCGTCGTGGTGGCTGTGGGGACACGCTCTCCTCGCGGTGCTGTTGGTGGTGGCCGCGGTTTCCCCGGCACGGGTCCTGAGAGCGCCTGTGCTGAAGGCGCTGTGGGTGATCATCCCCATCATGGGCATCCTGCTGCAGCTCACTGCCTTCATCGCCGAGGCGACGCCTGAAGGCGCCGCGCTGCCGGGGGAGGCCACCATCTGGCAGGTCACGTGGATGCTGACCGCGGTCTACGTCTCCTTGCTGGCACTGCTGCTCGCGCGGACCGGCGAGCCGACGAAGGCGCAGCTCCTGGTCCGGCTGAATGTGGCCGCTGCGGTTCTTGCCGTCGCTCCCGCATTGAGCGTCTGGGTGCAGTATCGAGACCTCGCGCCGTTGCTCATCTCCATCACCGTGATCCAGTTCGGCAACGTCTCCTTCGCGATTCTCTTGGTGCTGTTCCGGGCCCGGATGATTCCCTACTTCGTCGTGCAGGAGCGCTGGCAGCGGCGAGCTGCTGCTGTCGCCGCGGCCGAAGCGCGCCTCGCTGAGGAGCGTGAGCTCGCTCGGGTGGCGCACGACAACGTGCTCGGTGTGCTGAACAGTGCAGCGATGTGGTCCAGCGCGGAGACCGTGAAGCTGCCCGCTCTCGTCGTCAACATGGCTGCTGACGCTCTGCGCGCGCTCGACCTCCGGGTGGCGAGTCGTGCTGCCTCGCACCCGCTGGGCGTCGCGCGGCAGGTTCTCGTTCGCACGGCTGCTCGTCTCGGAGTCGACAACGTGGAGCTGGGAAGCGACGAGGGCGACGCTTCTCTTCCCAGCGAGATCGTCCAGGCGGTCGCCGACGCGATGTCGGAGGCGATCCGCAACAGCGCCCGTCATGCGAGCGCCACCAACGTGCGCGTCTACGGCGTCATGCACCGCGGCGAGATCGACCTCACCGTCGCCGACGACGGTCCGGGCTTCGACCTGGCCGCGGTGCCCTCGGATCGCTTCGGGATACGCGAGTCGATCTTCGGGCGTCTGGAGCGCATCCCGGGTGCGAGCGCTGGTATCGACAGTTCCCCGGGTTCCGGAACGCGCGTGCATCTCGCGTGGCTTCGTCCGACCGAGGACGCGGAGGTCGCGTCATGA
- a CDS encoding SHOCT domain-containing protein, which produces MSLLRTAARASVATRVIGNTHRRQQQRWAAQDAASATTPPAPNPAGPVTASVLDQLTQLGQLRDAGVLNEAEFEAQKQRILST; this is translated from the coding sequence ATGAGCCTTCTCCGCACCGCGGCCCGCGCCTCCGTCGCGACCCGCGTGATCGGCAACACTCACCGACGGCAACAGCAGAGGTGGGCTGCACAGGATGCCGCATCCGCGACGACGCCACCCGCCCCGAACCCCGCTGGTCCAGTGACCGCCTCGGTTCTCGACCAGCTCACGCAACTCGGCCAGCTCCGCGACGCGGGAGTGCTCAACGAAGCCGAGTTCGAGGCCCAGAAACAGCGGATACTGTCCACATGA
- a CDS encoding DUF6325 family protein, with protein sequence MANDRFAGPVDFLVFVFDEHADLGTGLVALLERVESGLIEILDIEFVARGADGGAVKRAIADLDGITGVDLRVFEGVESGVLDAVDLAAIAAELHRGQVALAIVYEDRSLAAAAEAWVTVGGAELFSGGVDIADLESALEERKPA encoded by the coding sequence ATGGCGAATGACCGCTTCGCAGGTCCCGTCGATTTCCTGGTCTTCGTCTTCGACGAGCACGCCGACCTCGGCACGGGTCTGGTCGCACTTCTCGAGCGGGTGGAGTCGGGACTCATCGAGATCCTCGATATCGAGTTCGTCGCACGCGGTGCTGACGGCGGCGCCGTCAAGCGAGCCATCGCTGATCTCGATGGCATCACCGGAGTCGACCTCAGAGTCTTCGAAGGTGTCGAGAGCGGCGTGCTCGACGCCGTCGACCTGGCCGCGATTGCAGCGGAGCTTCATCGAGGGCAGGTGGCACTCGCCATCGTGTACGAAGACCGCTCGCTCGCAGCGGCAGCCGAGGCGTGGGTGACTGTCGGCGGCGCGGAACTGTTCTCCGGAGGCGTCGACATCGCTGACCTCGAGAGTGCGCTCGAAGAAAGGAAGCCCGCATGA
- a CDS encoding HdeD family acid-resistance protein, which produces MTGTPVTVSAPPRGARLAILAVGLAAVGFGIAILVWPTKAAVALTGVIAVYAILAGIVYVALGVFAKNLGAGGRIGHVLLGLLYVVAGVYAFFSLQQSAAFLALFLTIMVGLMWVIEGFTALLTLGRSGSKAVDAVFAIVSVIAGFTLLSGPLWGAIFLWWFLGAALAVLGALNVVRAITGKGGARDGE; this is translated from the coding sequence ATGACAGGTACACCAGTGACAGTTTCGGCACCTCCGCGAGGAGCGCGTCTCGCGATCCTCGCGGTCGGACTCGCGGCGGTCGGATTCGGCATCGCGATCCTCGTGTGGCCGACGAAGGCTGCGGTCGCACTGACCGGCGTGATCGCTGTGTACGCAATCCTGGCTGGCATCGTGTACGTCGCCCTAGGGGTCTTCGCGAAGAACCTGGGTGCTGGCGGCCGTATCGGGCACGTCCTGCTCGGTCTGCTCTACGTCGTCGCCGGTGTCTACGCGTTCTTCTCGCTTCAGCAGTCGGCGGCGTTCCTGGCGTTGTTCCTGACGATCATGGTCGGTCTGATGTGGGTGATCGAGGGCTTCACCGCTCTGCTCACATTGGGGCGATCCGGGTCGAAGGCTGTCGATGCGGTGTTTGCGATCGTCTCGGTGATCGCTGGCTTCACACTCCTCAGCGGCCCGCTCTGGGGCGCGATCTTCCTGTGGTGGTTCCTCGGGGCCGCTCTCGCTGTGCTCGGAGCGCTCAATGTGGTCCGCGCCATCACCGGGAAGGGCGGTGCGCGCGATGGCGAATGA
- a CDS encoding VanZ family protein, which translates to MTFIEVPMLPIVIPFGVVIFLVLLWILRSRGRVTIARASVAAVLAVYAGGVLANTVFPIFLRVGTGFYDGPRPLPLYLVPFADYGLEDALINVAVFVPLGMLVPLLIARPRWWKVLVIVAAASLAIELLQMAIARLASSGHLADINDWLTNILGGMIGYGLFLLLTRSTRIAGFVQQFRWPARERAGVDG; encoded by the coding sequence ATGACGTTCATCGAAGTCCCCATGCTCCCGATCGTGATCCCCTTCGGAGTCGTGATCTTCCTCGTGCTCCTCTGGATCCTCCGCTCCCGCGGGCGCGTCACGATCGCCCGGGCGAGCGTCGCCGCCGTCCTCGCGGTCTACGCGGGCGGAGTGCTCGCCAACACGGTCTTCCCGATCTTCCTCCGCGTCGGAACGGGGTTCTATGACGGGCCGCGCCCCTTGCCGCTCTACCTCGTGCCGTTCGCCGACTACGGGCTCGAGGACGCTCTCATCAACGTCGCGGTGTTCGTCCCGCTCGGGATGCTCGTCCCGCTGCTCATCGCGCGGCCGCGCTGGTGGAAGGTTCTGGTGATCGTCGCCGCCGCGAGCCTCGCCATCGAGCTGCTGCAGATGGCCATTGCACGACTCGCGTCCAGCGGACACCTCGCGGACATCAACGACTGGCTGACGAACATCCTGGGCGGGATGATCGGCTACGGCCTGTTCCTTCTCTTGACGCGCTCGACGCGGATCGCCGGATTCGTCCAGCAGTTCCGATGGCCGGCGCGTGAGCGCGCGGGCGTGGACGGGTAG
- a CDS encoding CPBP family intramembrane glutamic endopeptidase: MTRLVFRELPFARLRRSLSTWAAFVLSSLEFAAIHLRGLDEWPLAILYVGFSAALATAYLLSRRNLLVSMAGHVLWNGTGLTSLILTAR, encoded by the coding sequence ATGACGCGTCTCGTGTTCAGAGAGCTTCCCTTCGCACGACTGCGACGTTCTTTGTCGACCTGGGCGGCTTTCGTCCTGTCCAGCCTCGAATTCGCCGCCATCCACCTGCGCGGGCTGGACGAGTGGCCGCTCGCCATACTGTATGTGGGCTTCTCCGCCGCGTTGGCTACGGCCTACCTGCTGTCGAGACGCAACCTTCTCGTCTCGATGGCCGGACATGTCCTGTGGAACGGGACAGGCCTTACCTCTCTCATCCTCACCGCGAGGTGA
- a CDS encoding PucR family transcriptional regulator encodes MSERQDFRSIRTDRPTRDDALLTVADVLAEPVLQAGAPEVIVGGRALDAAVRWVHVSDSVGVARLLDGGELLLSTGAGWPTAPEELRDFAVGLHRAGIAGIVVELDAGQARIPDAVVEVCAERELALIALTSEVKFVAVTEAVHRALIAAQTMALRERQHLHELFTALSLRGAPADVVVAETARALGAPVVLENLAREVIAHETLRMPVAEALGKLRSADRVPVQARGVRWGTLLALPGPAHPAGRLTVLEQGATALAFGCLADGGDSEWSLLAQRGLIDDLLGARFASPDDIEARLATSGFVLAGRHCHGIVARGTEPAMYLASRAAQAGVAVVAARVGDDDVALLSLPASVPLSDALVAIMVGPDRTVFVGPPADDVLGLLASLRAARDLAASDRSDTGPRVRRVDDRPLERFVASLRDDHRLLAHSERMLAPVVAYDRERRGDLLDVLAALVTHPGNRSAAAAASHLSRSVFYQRLTLIGDLLEADLDDGETLAALHLALLARRGGMPS; translated from the coding sequence ATGTCAGAACGTCAGGACTTCCGCTCCATACGGACAGATCGTCCGACGCGCGATGATGCGCTGCTGACCGTGGCGGATGTGCTCGCCGAGCCCGTGCTGCAGGCCGGCGCTCCCGAGGTGATCGTCGGCGGCCGCGCGCTCGACGCCGCCGTGCGCTGGGTGCACGTGTCCGACAGTGTCGGCGTCGCCCGTCTGCTCGACGGCGGGGAGCTGCTGCTCAGTACCGGGGCCGGCTGGCCGACCGCTCCCGAGGAGCTGCGGGACTTCGCGGTCGGGCTGCATCGGGCCGGGATCGCGGGCATCGTGGTCGAGCTCGATGCCGGACAGGCGCGCATCCCGGATGCCGTCGTCGAGGTGTGCGCCGAGCGCGAGCTCGCCCTGATCGCGCTGACCAGCGAGGTCAAGTTCGTCGCCGTCACCGAGGCCGTGCACCGGGCGCTGATCGCCGCACAGACCATGGCGCTGCGCGAACGTCAGCACCTGCATGAACTGTTCACCGCGCTGAGCCTGCGAGGAGCCCCGGCCGACGTCGTGGTGGCCGAGACGGCCCGCGCGCTCGGCGCTCCGGTCGTGCTCGAGAACCTGGCGCGCGAGGTGATCGCCCACGAGACCCTGCGGATGCCGGTGGCCGAGGCGCTCGGAAAGCTGCGTTCCGCTGACCGTGTGCCCGTACAGGCGCGCGGCGTGCGGTGGGGAACGCTGCTCGCCCTGCCCGGTCCCGCGCATCCGGCCGGACGTCTCACGGTGCTCGAGCAGGGAGCGACGGCTCTCGCGTTCGGATGCCTGGCGGACGGCGGCGATTCCGAGTGGTCGCTGCTCGCCCAGCGCGGCCTCATCGACGACCTGCTCGGCGCCCGCTTCGCGAGTCCTGATGACATCGAGGCCCGTCTCGCGACCAGCGGCTTCGTGCTCGCGGGGCGGCACTGCCACGGCATCGTGGCCCGGGGAACGGAACCTGCGATGTACCTCGCGTCCCGCGCGGCGCAGGCCGGGGTGGCCGTGGTCGCCGCGCGGGTGGGCGACGACGACGTCGCACTGCTGTCGCTGCCGGCATCGGTTCCTCTGTCTGATGCGCTCGTCGCGATCATGGTCGGTCCGGATCGCACGGTCTTCGTCGGACCTCCTGCGGATGACGTGCTGGGGCTGCTCGCCTCGCTGCGGGCCGCACGCGATCTGGCGGCGAGCGACCGTTCGGACACCGGTCCGCGCGTGCGGCGCGTGGACGACCGCCCGTTGGAGCGCTTCGTCGCCTCGCTGCGCGACGACCACCGCCTGCTCGCGCACAGCGAGCGGATGCTGGCGCCCGTCGTGGCCTACGACCGCGAGCGCCGCGGCGACCTGCTCGACGTGCTCGCCGCACTCGTCACGCATCCCGGCAACCGCTCGGCCGCGGCCGCCGCGAGCCATCTGTCCCGCTCGGTCTTCTATCAGCGCCTCACCCTCATCGGCGACCTGCTCGAAGCCGACCTCGACGACGGGGAGACGCTCGCGGCACTCCACCTCGCACTGCTCGCCCGCCGGGGAGGGATGCCGTCCTGA